The Acidimicrobiia bacterium genomic sequence TCGGGGTTGCCGAACACCGCGGTGCCTGCGACGAGGATGTCGACACCCGCCTCGGCCGCGCTCGGCGCGGTGTCGAGGCTGACGCCGCCGTCGATCTCGATCTCGACCGGAAGCGCGCGCTCGTCGATCTGCCGGCGCGCGGCGCGCACCTTGTCGAGCACCGACGGGATGAACGGCTGGCCACCGAAACCGGTGTGCACGCTCATCACGAGCAGCACGTCGATCTCGTCGAGATACGGCTCGACCGCGGCGAACGCCGTTTCCGGCTCGAGCGTGAGCCCGACGCGCATGCCGAGCGCTCGGATGCGCTCGAACAGCGGACGCGGATCGCCGAGCTCGACGTGCACGGTGCAGCCGTCGGCGCCCGCGTCGGCGAACGCGTCGAGCAGGTCGCCGGGGTTCGACACCATGAGATGGCAGTCGAGGTAGAGGTCGGTGCGCTTGCGGAGCGACTTCACGACCGGCGGGCCGATGGTGAGGTTCGGCACGTAGTGACCGTCCATGCAGTCAACGTGGAGCAGGTCCGATTCCGCGGCGACGCGCTCGACCTCGGCGGCCAGCTCCGCGAAGTCGGCGGCGAGGATGGACGGCGCGATCTTCACCCGGCCGAGGCTAATGGGCGGGCCGCGACCAACCGGGCGCCAGTGGTACTGCGTTACCCGGCGATACGCCGGTAACGCAGTACCACTAAGAACGGCGGAGGTGCAGCACGAACATGCCGTCGGTGCCGGCGTCGGACGGGAGCAGCAGCGCGCCGCGACCGTGCGCGCGCCACGGCGAGCCCGGCGGCGGGAGCGGCGCGAGCTCCGGATGGGTCGCGGCGAGCCATTCGTCGACGCCGAGCGTCTCGGCCGCGGCGTAGGTGCACACCGCGTACACGAGCCGACCGCCGGGCGCGACGGCCGCGATCGCGGACGCGAGGAGATCGCGCTGGATCGCCGCGAGCGTCTCGACGTCGGCGGGTTGGATGCGCCAGCGCGCGTCGGGACGCCGGCGCAGCGCGCCGAGTCCGCTGCAGGGGGCATCGACGAGTACCGCGTCGAACGCCTCGGCGGGTACCGGCAGCGCCCGACCGTCGGCTGCGAGCGGCGCGACGGAACCGAGCCGCAGGCGCTGCGCCGCCTCCTTGATCCTGCCGACACGCGCCCGGTGCAGGTCGGCGGCGACGACGAGCACGTGGTCGCGCGTCCACTCCGCGATCGCAGTCGACTTGCCGCCCGGCGCGGCCGCGACGTCGAGCACGCGCGCGCCGTCGCGCAGTTCACGGGCGACGAGTTGCGCGACGGCCTGACTGGCCTCGTCCTGCGGTGTGGCTCGACCGTTGCGAACCGCGTCGAGCGCGCCGACATCGCCGACGCCGGTGACGACGAGCGCGTCGGGCAGCAGGCGTCCCGCCTCGACGCGAGCACCGGCGTCGCGCAGCGGCCGCGCGACGTCGGCGGGCGTCGCGCGCATCGGGTTCACCCGCAGGGTCACGGCCGGCGGGGTGTCGGACGTCTCCAACACGGCGACGGCGGTCTCGGAACCGAACTGGGACACCAGGAGCTCGACGATCCAATCCGGCTGCGAATAGCGGACACCG encodes the following:
- the rsmB gene encoding 16S rRNA (cytosine(967)-C(5))-methyltransferase RsmB; translation: MTDARSIALHALQRVEHGAYANLALPELLRDSGLDARDRAFATDLVYGTVRKRRALDHLLAPRSSQPLLKLESRVLAALRIGAYQLVEGVPAHAAVSETVAAVQPRARGYVNGVLRAVARAGPPWPWPAGDGVEALGVRYSQPDWIVELLVSQFGSETAVAVLETSDTPPAVTLRVNPMRATPADVARPLRDAGARVEAGRLLPDALVVTGVGDVGALDAVRNGRATPQDEASQAVAQLVARELRDGARVLDVAAAPGGKSTAIAEWTRDHVLVVAADLHRARVGRIKEAAQRLRLGSVAPLAADGRALPVPAEAFDAVLVDAPCSGLGALRRRPDARWRIQPADVETLAAIQRDLLASAIAAVAPGGRLVYAVCTYAAAETLGVDEWLAATHPELAPLPPPGSPWRAHGRGALLLPSDAGTDGMFVLHLRRS
- the rpe gene encoding ribulose-phosphate 3-epimerase — protein: MKIAPSILAADFAELAAEVERVAAESDLLHVDCMDGHYVPNLTIGPPVVKSLRKRTDLYLDCHLMVSNPGDLLDAFADAGADGCTVHVELGDPRPLFERIRALGMRVGLTLEPETAFAAVEPYLDEIDVLLVMSVHTGFGGQPFIPSVLDKVRAARRQIDERALPVEIEIDGGVSLDTAPSAAEAGVDILVAGTAVFGNPDPAAAARALRDAVAGARR